From one Coffea eugenioides isolate CCC68of chromosome 11, Ceug_1.0, whole genome shotgun sequence genomic stretch:
- the LOC113751436 gene encoding paired amphipathic helix protein Sin3-like 2, producing MKRLRDDAFVNPQFKRPFGSSRGESYGQPQVPGGSGGGGGSGGGGGGGGGGGGGAGGGGTSQKLTTNDALTYLKEVKDMFQDQREKYDMFLDVMKDFKAQRIDTAGVIARVKELFKGHPNLILGFNTFLPKGYEITLNDEEEAPPKRTVEFEEAISFVNKIKKRFQSDDHVYKSFLDILNMYRKEHKGINEVYQEVAALFEDHPDLLDEFTRFLPDSSAAASAPHTSFGRHSFHRYDERSSAVATLRQSQMEKQRFRRDRIVSPHGERDLSVERPDTDDDKTMVRLHKEQKKRAERENRERRNRDQDYREPDNENNGDISMHRLTEKRKSARKVEDFGGNTVSASYDDKDSLKTMYSQEFSFCEKVKERLRNPDDYQAFLKCLHIYSTEIITRKELQSLVADLLGKYPDLMEGFNEFLERCEKIDGFLGVMSKKSLWNEGHSSKTLKLEERDKEHKRDMDMGKEKDRYKEKYWGKSIQELDLSNCQRCTPSYRLLPEDYPIPSASQRSELGAQVLNDHWVSVTSGSEDYSFKHMRRNQYEESLFRCEDDRFELDMLLESVSSTAKRAEELLNGINDNSIGADSPIRIEDYFTALNLRCIERLYGDHGLDVMDILRKNPSLALPVILTRLKQKQEEWTKCRSDFNKVWAEIYAKNHYKSLDHRSFYFKQQDSKNLSTKSLVAEIKEVKEKKQKEDDVLLSIAAGSRHPIVPNLEFEYTDTEIHEDLYKLIKYSCEEVCSTKEQLSKVMRLWTSFLEVMLGVPSRPRASEVTEDDVLSKRRATKGTGTSVVESDGSPSADATTMNSKQSKPTCNGDADTSPARINSGRTSFTNADTMAKEDGLTVASGERLTSSDAAVATGADVAHGRINSEITSGRGATSSRPINGGGVEDSHGAKSNVGDILSSEGGDASRLLALANGGFAEGSRHNSFNKDSVDPSKNEKEEGELSPNGDFEEDNFVAYRESSSQVIPNANHGDENMQYPNGVGEEISCQDAAGENDADADDEDSENVSEAGEDVSGSESAADECSREENEEEEDGEHDEIDGKGESEGEAEGVGEAHFVGGDGASMPMSEHFLLNSKPLTKHVPSALSDTRKANSRIFYGNDTFYVLFRLHQVLYERLLSAKQNSASSELKWRNSKDTDTDPYARFMSALYSLLDGSADNAKFEDDCRSIIGNQSYVLFTLDKLIYKLVKQLQTVSSDELDNKLLQLYEYEKSRKPEKFVDSVYYENSHVLLYEENIYRFECTSSPTRLSIQLMDDGNEKSEVVAVSIDPNFAAYLYNDYLSVGQGKKESSAVMLKRNKRKFAEIDEDSAFCKAMETVRVWNGLECKMSSNSSKISYVLDTEDFFFRLGRKRRNVSGSKSDEPRVKRFNQFLTASL from the exons ATGAAGCGCTTAAGGGACGACGCTTTTGTGAACCCTCAATTTAAGCGGCCATTTGGTTCCTCTAGAGGAGAATC CTATGGGCAGCCGCAAGTTCCTGGAGGCAGTGGAGGAGGAGGTGGCAGCGGCGGAGGCGGAGGCGGAGGCGGAGGCGGAGGTGGAGGTGCAGGTGGAGGTGGTACTTCCCAAAAGCTCACCACAAATGATGCCTTAACCTATTTGAAGGAAGTTAAGGATATGTTTCAAGATCAGAGAGAGAAGTATGACATGTTCCTTGATGTGATGAAAGATTTTAAGGCTCAAAG AATTGACACAGCTGGTGTTATAGCAAGGGTTAAAGAGCTATTTAAAGGGCATCCCAACTTGATACTTGGTTTCAATACCTTCTTGCCAAAGGGTTATGAAATTACTTTGAATGATGAAGAAGAGGCCCCACCAAAGAGAACAGTCGAATTTGAAGAGGCTATAAGCTTTGTTAACAAGATAAAG AAACGTTTTCAAAGTGACGATCATGTCTATAAATCTTTTCTAGACATCTTGAATATGTATCGGAAAGAACACAAGGGCATTAATGAGGTCTACCAGGAG GTGGCAGCACTTTTTGAAGACCACCCAGATTTGCTGGATGAGTTCACTAGATTTTTGCCTGATTCTTCGGCTGCTGCATCAGCACCTCATACTTCTTTTGGCCGACATTCTTTTCATCGCTATGATGAGAGGAGCTCTGCTGTGGCTACTTTGCGACAATCACAGATGGAAAAG CAACGTTTCCGTCGGGATAGAATTGTTAGTCCCCATGGTGAACGCGATCTTAGTGTAGAGCGTCCTGATACTGATGATGACAAAACTATGGTGAGATTGCATAAGGAGCAGAAGAAGCGTGCTGAAAGGGAGAACAGGGAAAGGAGAAACCGTGATCAGGATTACAGGGAACCTGATAATGAAAATAATGGGGACATAAGCATGCATCGTCTtactgaaaaaagaaaatctgcTCGGAAGGTTGAAGATTTTGGCGGCAATACAGTTTCAGCCTCTTATGATGATAAAGACTCCCTAAAGA CCATGTATAGCCAAGAATTCTCTTTCTGTGAAAAAGTTAAGGAGAGGTTACGCAACCCTGATGATTACCAGGCATTTTTGAAGTGTCTTCACATTTATAGCACAGAAATAATTACAAGGAAGGAGTTACAGAGTTTG GTTGCTGATTTACTTGGAAAATATCCTGATCTTATGGAggggttcaatgaatttttggAACGCTGTGAAAAAATTG ATGGATTTCTTGGTGTCATGAGCAAAA AATCTTTGTGGAATGAGGGACACAGTTCAAAAACACTCAAGTTGGAGGAAAGAGACAAGGAACATAAACGTGACATGGATATGGGTAAAGAAAAGGATAGGTACAAGGAGAAGTATTGGGGAAAATCCATTCAGGAACTTGACCTCTCAAATTGTCAAAGATGCACTCCAAGTTACCGGCTTCTTCCTGAGGAT TATCCAATCCCTTCAGCAAGCCAGAGGTCTGAGCTTGGGGCCCAAGTTTTAAACGACCATTGGGTATCTGTGACATCAGGAAGTGAGGATTACTCTTTCAAACACATGCGCCGAAACCAGTACGAAGAAAGTCTGTTCAGATGCGAAGATGATAG ATTCGAGCTAGATATGTTGCTGGAGTCAGTCAGCTCAACAGCTAAGCGTGCTGAGGAGTTGTTGAACGGCATCAATGATAATTCAATAGGTGCAGATAGTCCAATCAGAATTGAAGACTACTTTACAG CCCTCAATTTAAGATGCATTGAACGCCTTTATGGTGATCATGGTTTGGATGTGATGGACATTTTGCGAAAAAATCCATCTCTTGCATTGCCTGTTATATTGACCCGCCTAAAGCAGAAGCAAGAGGAGTGGACTAAGTGTCGTTCAGATTTTAACAAAGTTTGGGCTGAAATTTATGCCAAGAACCATTACAAGTCGCTTGACCACCGTAGCTTCTATTTCAAGCAACAAGATTCAAAGAACTTGAGCACCAAAT CCTTGGTGGCGGAGATTAAAGAAGTTAaggagaaaaagcaaaaagaggATGATGTGCTTCTTTCTATCGCTGCTGGAAGTAGACATCCTATAGTTCCAAATCTTGAATTTGAATATACTGATACTGAAATTCATGAAGACTTGTATAAACTAATTAAATATTCATGTGAAGAGGTTTGCTCAACAAAAGAACAATTAAGTAAGGTTATGAGGCTTTGGACTTCCTTCCTTGAGGTAATGTTGGGTGTTCCTTCTCGGCCTCGTGCTTCAGAGGTTACTGAAGATGATGTACTGTCCAAGCGTCGTGCTACCAAAGGTACTGGGACAAGTGTAGTAGAAAGTGATGGAAGCCCAAGTGCTGATGCTACTACCATGAATTCTAAGCAGTCAAAACCCACCTGCAATGGAGATGCAGACACTTCACCTGCACGTATTAATTCTGGCAGGACTAGCTTCACAAATGCAGATACGATGGCCAAAGAAGATGGATTAACAGTGGCTTCTGGTGAGCGGTTAACTAGTTCTGATGCTGCAGTTGCTACAGGAGCAGATGTAGCTCATGGAAGAATCAACTCGGAAATAACTTCAG GGCGTGGTGCAACTTCTTCGCGACCTATTAATGGGGGAGGAGTTGAGGATAGTCATGGGGCGAAGTCAAATGTTGGAGATATTCTATCATCAGAG GGCGGTGATGCTTCAAGACTGCTGGCATTGGCAAATGGAGGGTTTGCAGAGGGGTCTAGACATAATAGTTTCAACAAGGATTCGGTTGATCCATCCAAAAATGAGAAAGAGGAGGGGGAGTTATCACCTAATGGTGATTTTGAAGAGGATAATTTTGTTGCATATCGGGAAAGTAGCTCACAAGTCATTCCTAATGCTAATCATGGTGACGAAAACATGCAATATCCAAATGGAGTGGGCGAGGAGATCTCTTGTCAGGATGCTGCTGGTGAAAATGATGCAGATGCTGATGATGAAGACAGTGAAAATGTTTCTGAAGCTGGTGAAGATGTTTCTGGCAGTGAGTCCGCAGCTGATGAGTGCTCACGTGAAGAGAACGAGGAAGAGGAAGATGGAGAACATGATGAGATTGATGGCAAAGGTGAGAGTGAAGGTGAGGCAGAAGGTGTGGGTGAAGCACACTTTGTTGGTGGAGATGGTGCATCAATGCCAATGTCGGAGCACTTTCTTCTTAACTCTAAGCCTCTCACAAAGCATGTGCCCTCAGCATTAAGTGATACTCGAAAGGCGAATTCACGGATCTTTTATGGAAATGATACTTTCTATGTGCTTTTTCGGCTTCATCAA GTACTGTATGAAAGATTATTATCAGCTAAGCAGAACTCTGCATCATCTGAACTGAAATGGAGAAATTCAAAGGATACTGATACTGATCCGTATGCCAG ATTTATGAGTGCGTTATATAGTTTGCTTGATGGATCTGCTGACAATGCTAAGTTTGAGGATGATTGCCGGTCAATAATTGGGAACCAATCTTATGTGTTATTTACCTTGGACAAGTTAATATATAAGTTGGTCAAGCAG CTTCAGACTGTTTCAAGTGATGAATTGGACAACAAGCTGCTTCAGTTGTATGAGTATGAAAAGTCtcggaaaccagaaaaatttgTTGATTCAGTGTATTATGAGAATTCGCATGTCCTTTTGTACGAGGAGAATATTTATCGGTTTGAATGT ACATCTTCTCCAACCCGTTTGTCCATCCAACTGATGGATGATGGAAATGAGAAGTCTGAGGTGGTTGCCGTTTCCATAGATCCAAATTTTGCAGCCTATCTGTACAATGATTATCTGTCAGTTGGCCAGGGAAAAAAGGAGTCATCTGCTGTTATGCTCAAGAG GAATAAGCGTAAATTTGCTGAGATTGATGAGGACTCTGCTTTTTGCAAGGCCATGGAAACTGTTCGAGTGTGGAATGGCTTGGAGTGTAAGATGTCTTCCAACTCGTCAAAG ATCTCATATGTTCTCGACACAGAGGATTTCTTTTTCCGATtgggaaggaaaagaagaaacgTATCTGGGAGCAAATCAGATGAGCCAAGAGTAAAACGATTCAACCAATTTTTGACGGCATCGTTGtaa